In Synechococcus sp. KORDI-52, one genomic interval encodes:
- the ilvA gene encoding threonine ammonia-lyase, biosynthetic, giving the protein MTDYLQRILRARVYDVARETPLDHAPNLSRRLNNAIWLKREDLQPVFSFKLRGAYNRMSQLSEDELKRGVIASSAGNHAQGVALSAQRLGCRAVIVMPSTTPEVKVRAVRALGGEVVLHGETYDECSAEARRRCEAEGLTLIHPFDDPEVIAGQGTIGMEIMRQAEQPPNAIYVAVGGGGLIAGIAAYVKRLWPETEVIGVEPIDADTLSRSLEQGRRVELEQVGLFADGVAVRKVGEHTFELAQNFVDRMVRVDTDAICAAIKDVFEDTRSILEPAGALAVAGLKQDVNDRHLAGRDLVAVACGANMNFDRLRFIAERAELGEEREAMLAVEIPETPGSLRRLCELLRERSLTEFSYRMTDSATAQIFIGVQVNDDNDRASLLSQLERGGLPCLDLSDNEFAKVHLRHMVGGRLPSSAQTACAGDCKELLYRFEFPERPGALMNFVNALHPGWSISIFHYRNHGADTGRIVVGVLVPEQEMEGWTQFLNALGYRYWDETTNPAYGLFL; this is encoded by the coding sequence ATGACCGACTACCTGCAGCGGATCCTGCGCGCCCGTGTTTATGACGTGGCGCGTGAAACCCCCCTGGATCACGCCCCCAATCTGAGCCGCCGGCTCAACAATGCGATTTGGCTGAAGCGTGAGGATCTCCAGCCTGTGTTCTCCTTCAAGCTGCGGGGCGCCTACAACCGCATGTCGCAGCTCAGCGAAGACGAGCTGAAGCGCGGTGTTATTGCCTCCAGTGCCGGCAACCATGCCCAGGGCGTTGCCCTGAGTGCCCAGCGGCTTGGCTGTCGGGCCGTGATCGTGATGCCGAGCACCACACCAGAAGTGAAAGTGCGCGCCGTGCGCGCCCTGGGTGGTGAAGTGGTCCTCCACGGAGAGACCTACGACGAGTGTTCCGCGGAAGCCCGGCGGCGATGCGAGGCCGAGGGCCTCACCCTGATTCATCCCTTTGACGATCCGGAGGTGATCGCAGGTCAGGGGACGATCGGCATGGAGATCATGCGCCAGGCCGAGCAGCCACCGAATGCGATCTATGTCGCCGTGGGCGGGGGTGGTCTGATTGCAGGAATCGCCGCTTATGTCAAACGGCTCTGGCCGGAAACGGAGGTGATCGGCGTGGAGCCGATCGATGCCGATACCCTGAGCCGTTCCCTGGAGCAGGGGCGGCGGGTGGAACTGGAGCAGGTGGGTCTCTTTGCAGACGGCGTTGCCGTGCGAAAGGTGGGCGAACACACCTTTGAGCTGGCCCAAAACTTCGTCGATCGCATGGTGCGGGTCGACACCGATGCCATCTGTGCCGCGATCAAGGACGTCTTTGAAGACACCCGTTCCATCCTTGAACCGGCCGGTGCTCTTGCGGTGGCGGGGCTCAAGCAGGACGTGAACGATCGCCACCTGGCGGGACGCGATCTTGTGGCGGTGGCCTGCGGGGCCAACATGAATTTCGACCGACTGCGCTTCATCGCCGAACGGGCTGAGCTCGGTGAAGAGCGAGAGGCGATGTTGGCCGTGGAAATTCCCGAAACACCCGGGAGCCTGAGGCGGCTTTGCGAACTGCTGCGGGAGCGCAGCCTCACGGAATTCAGTTACCGCATGACCGACAGCGCCACAGCGCAGATCTTCATCGGCGTGCAGGTGAACGATGACAACGACCGAGCTTCACTCCTGAGCCAACTGGAACGTGGAGGCCTCCCCTGCCTCGATCTCAGCGACAACGAATTTGCCAAGGTCCACCTGCGTCACATGGTGGGAGGCCGGTTGCCGTCTTCAGCGCAGACAGCCTGCGCCGGGGACTGCAAGGAGCTGCTCTATCGCTTTGAGTTTCCCGAACGCCCGGGTGCCTTGATGAACTTCGTTAACGCCCTGCACCCCGGCTGGAGCATCAGCATCTTTCACTACAGAAACCACGGTGCCGACACCGGCCGAATCGTTGTGGGCGTGCTGGTGCCTGAACAGGAGATGGAAGGTTGGACCCAATTCCTCAATGCCCTGGGGTATCGCTACTGGGATGAAACGACCAACCCTGCCTATGGCCTGTTCCTCTGA
- the dxs gene encoding 1-deoxy-D-xylulose-5-phosphate synthase yields MHLGDLKHPNELHGLSPSQLEDVARQIRERHLQVVSTSGGHLGPGLGVVELTLALYQTLDLDHDRVIWDVGHQAYPHKLLTGRFNDFDSLRQQHGVAGYLKRSESDFDHFGAGHASTSISAALGMAMARDNRGESFKCVAVIGDGALTGGMALEAINHAGHLPDTPLLVVLNDNDMSISPPVGALSNVLNRARLSPPMQFLSGSVEESVRHLPFMGGELPAELNRLKGSMRRLAVPKVGAVFEELGFTYMGPIDGHDIGEMMRTFQAAHREGGPVLVHVVTKKGKGYPYAEADQVGYHAQSSFDLSTGKAIPSSKPKPPSYSKVFGQTLVTLCEQNSRVVGITAAMATGTGLDLLQKAIPEQYVDVGIAEQHAVTLAAGMACEGLRPVVAIYSTFLQRAYDQLIHDVGIQKLPVTFVLDRAGIVGADGPTHQGQYDISYMRAIPNFTVMAPKDEAELQRMLVTCLHHDGPTALRIPRGSGEGVPLMEEGWESLPIGRGELLREGDDLMIVAYGSMVAPALATATLLEEAGLSTTVINARFLRPLDQALIHPLARRIPRVVTMEEGALPGGFGAAVLESLTDQDINVSMLRIGIPDQLVDHATPQQSKEALGLTPTQMAERILERFSNASGDLPASASIKALQA; encoded by the coding sequence ATGCATCTCGGAGATCTCAAGCATCCGAATGAACTGCACGGCCTTAGCCCGTCTCAGCTTGAGGATGTGGCTCGGCAGATCCGTGAGCGGCATCTGCAGGTGGTGTCAACCAGCGGTGGTCACCTTGGGCCTGGACTGGGGGTTGTGGAGCTGACCCTGGCGCTGTACCAGACCCTGGATCTTGATCATGACCGCGTGATCTGGGATGTGGGCCATCAGGCCTACCCGCACAAATTGCTCACCGGCCGGTTCAACGATTTCGATTCCCTGCGCCAGCAGCACGGGGTTGCTGGTTACCTCAAGCGCTCAGAGAGCGATTTTGACCACTTTGGAGCCGGCCACGCCAGCACGTCCATTTCAGCGGCGCTGGGCATGGCCATGGCACGGGACAACCGGGGGGAGTCCTTCAAGTGCGTTGCCGTCATCGGTGATGGAGCCCTGACAGGCGGCATGGCCCTTGAGGCCATCAACCACGCAGGACATCTCCCCGATACACCGCTCCTTGTGGTGCTGAACGACAACGACATGTCGATCTCCCCTCCGGTGGGGGCGCTGTCGAACGTGCTGAACCGTGCGCGGCTCAGCCCACCGATGCAGTTTCTCTCTGGCAGTGTTGAAGAGAGCGTTCGTCACCTTCCTTTCATGGGTGGCGAACTTCCTGCGGAACTCAATCGTCTGAAGGGAAGCATGCGTCGCCTCGCGGTGCCCAAGGTGGGCGCCGTCTTCGAAGAGCTCGGCTTCACGTACATGGGGCCGATCGATGGGCATGACATCGGTGAGATGATGCGTACGTTCCAGGCGGCCCACCGCGAGGGTGGTCCTGTGCTGGTGCATGTTGTCACCAAAAAAGGCAAGGGTTACCCCTACGCCGAGGCCGATCAGGTCGGTTACCACGCCCAATCGTCCTTTGATCTCAGCACTGGCAAGGCGATTCCGTCGTCGAAACCCAAGCCCCCCAGCTACAGCAAGGTGTTCGGGCAGACCCTGGTCACGCTCTGTGAGCAGAACAGCCGTGTGGTCGGCATTACTGCTGCGATGGCCACCGGAACCGGACTCGACCTGTTGCAGAAGGCCATTCCTGAGCAGTACGTGGACGTCGGCATCGCTGAGCAACATGCCGTCACCCTGGCTGCGGGCATGGCCTGCGAGGGGTTGCGACCTGTCGTCGCTATCTACAGCACATTCCTGCAGCGGGCTTACGACCAGCTGATCCATGACGTGGGCATCCAGAAGCTGCCGGTCACCTTCGTACTGGATCGTGCCGGCATCGTTGGTGCCGACGGCCCGACCCACCAGGGTCAGTACGACATCAGCTACATGCGGGCCATTCCCAACTTCACGGTGATGGCACCCAAGGATGAGGCTGAGCTGCAGAGGATGCTGGTGACCTGCCTGCATCACGACGGGCCCACGGCGCTTCGGATTCCCCGGGGCTCCGGGGAAGGCGTGCCCTTGATGGAAGAGGGTTGGGAATCGCTGCCGATCGGCCGCGGTGAACTGCTGCGGGAAGGTGATGATCTGATGATTGTGGCCTATGGCTCGATGGTGGCTCCGGCCCTTGCCACAGCAACGCTGCTGGAGGAAGCCGGGCTCTCCACCACCGTGATCAACGCCCGCTTCCTGAGGCCTCTGGATCAAGCGCTGATCCATCCCCTGGCGCGACGCATCCCTCGTGTGGTCACCATGGAAGAGGGGGCTCTTCCGGGTGGTTTTGGCGCAGCGGTTCTGGAGTCGTTGACCGATCAGGACATCAACGTATCAATGCTGCGGATCGGCATTCCGGACCAGCTGGTCGATCACGCCACGCCGCAGCAGAGCAAGGAAGCTCTTGGCCTGACTCCGACGCAGATGGCTGAACGCATCCTTGAGCGCTTCAGCAACGCCTCTGGTGATCTGCCAGCCAGCGCTTCGATCAAGGCTCTGCAGGCCTGA
- a CDS encoding NAD(P)/FAD-dependent oxidoreductase translates to MSVLIVGAGPSGARLAIQLARAGVEVTLVDRLADPHRHAYSSGALPLEAVRRLALPDEAIAATWQGWQLHDPSGLVHQWWSAGDLGVVLDFGRLRSWLWEEARSYGVELIQGCRAALSTLTVDHASVRLQTRDGRSSLRSARWLIDATGARRDLLQQAGLSPSPEDPLLQGIGVEWLLQADHRQSAAWRDRISFFLGTAWIPHGYGWIFPMQGQRLKVGVCHLPPADRPTPGSLAGPLQRLIQRCGLSACPVLDRHGGPLSSSISRSEPLAAGALLAVGDAASSANLLGGEGIRHAMDSADQLADLLITEGMPGDSTAIAFRYQEQLKAQQSWRWLVSGRLARRTWWGLDNPRADRRLERLIHGLSETAEAASLSELLFEYNFERYGLRLLPYLL, encoded by the coding sequence GTGTCGGTTCTGATCGTTGGCGCCGGGCCGTCCGGTGCCCGTCTGGCGATTCAACTAGCGCGAGCTGGTGTTGAGGTGACCTTGGTGGATCGTTTGGCCGATCCCCACCGCCATGCCTACTCCAGTGGTGCTCTGCCTCTGGAGGCTGTTCGTCGGTTGGCTCTGCCGGATGAGGCTATTGCCGCCACCTGGCAGGGCTGGCAGTTGCATGATCCCTCGGGTCTGGTTCATCAGTGGTGGTCTGCCGGCGATCTGGGGGTGGTGCTCGACTTCGGCCGGCTGCGGTCCTGGCTCTGGGAGGAAGCGCGCAGCTATGGGGTGGAGTTGATCCAGGGCTGCCGTGCTGCTCTGAGCACGCTCACGGTCGATCACGCCAGTGTGCGGCTTCAAACACGCGATGGCCGGTCGTCATTGCGTTCAGCGCGCTGGCTGATTGATGCCACCGGTGCACGCCGAGATCTGCTGCAGCAGGCCGGCCTCAGCCCTAGCCCCGAGGATCCGCTGCTGCAGGGCATCGGCGTTGAGTGGTTGCTGCAGGCCGATCACCGTCAGTCCGCTGCCTGGCGGGATCGGATCAGTTTCTTCCTGGGCACCGCCTGGATCCCCCATGGATACGGCTGGATCTTCCCCATGCAGGGGCAACGGTTGAAGGTGGGCGTCTGTCACCTCCCACCGGCGGATCGTCCGACTCCCGGCAGCCTGGCTGGGCCCCTTCAGCGCTTGATTCAGCGCTGTGGCTTGAGTGCTTGCCCGGTGCTGGACCGCCATGGCGGGCCCTTGTCCAGCAGCATCTCCCGCTCCGAACCATTGGCGGCCGGTGCGCTGCTGGCGGTGGGGGATGCGGCCAGTTCCGCCAATCTGCTGGGCGGAGAAGGGATCCGCCATGCGATGGACAGCGCGGATCAACTTGCCGATCTGTTGATCACTGAAGGGATGCCTGGGGACTCCACGGCCATTGCCTTTCGCTATCAAGAGCAGCTCAAGGCCCAGCAGAGTTGGCGCTGGTTGGTGTCGGGCCGTTTGGCGAGGCGCACCTGGTGGGGCCTCGACAATCCAAGGGCGGACCGTCGTCTCGAACGACTGATCCATGGGCTTTCTGAGACAGCTGAAGCCGCTTCCCTTTCAGAGCTGTTGTTCGAATACAACTTCGAGCGTTACGGCCTCAGGCTGCTGCCGTATCTGCTCTGA
- the psaK gene encoding photosystem I reaction center subunit PsaK, with the protein MLTHLFAIAPATVSWSPKVALVMILCNVVAIMVGKATIKHPNVGAALPNASFFGGMGHAALLGTTSLGHIIGIGAIQGLAARGVL; encoded by the coding sequence ATGCTGACCCACCTTTTCGCGATCGCTCCCGCCACCGTGTCCTGGTCTCCCAAGGTCGCCCTGGTGATGATCCTCTGCAATGTGGTTGCCATCATGGTCGGCAAGGCCACGATCAAGCACCCCAACGTCGGTGCTGCACTACCCAATGCTTCCTTCTTCGGCGGGATGGGTCACGCAGCCCTGCTCGGCACCACCAGCCTCGGCCACATCATCGGCATCGGCGCCATCCAGGGTCTGGCCGCCCGCGGCGTGCTCTGA
- a CDS encoding DUF3593 domain-containing protein → MAFDPAPLFAASLIPYLLFLYWLRKSEALPLMAERGFQLTLLFVAVTIGAAIAALRCCSAELVEIDWLHGGAEAFLTLSNTVLVIGLVLPTPKKG, encoded by the coding sequence ATGGCCTTTGATCCCGCACCTCTGTTCGCGGCCTCGCTGATCCCCTATCTGCTGTTTCTCTACTGGCTCCGCAAAAGTGAGGCGCTTCCACTGATGGCGGAACGGGGCTTCCAGCTCACCCTGCTGTTTGTGGCCGTCACGATTGGTGCCGCCATTGCCGCCCTGCGCTGCTGCTCAGCGGAACTGGTGGAGATTGACTGGTTGCACGGAGGGGCAGAAGCCTTTCTCACCCTCAGCAACACGGTTTTGGTGATCGGTCTGGTGTTACCAACCCCCAAAAAAGGGTGA
- a CDS encoding DUF2499 domain-containing protein: protein MHALSLGTWWIHVASVVEWCVAIVLMNRRGLSGMAWAMLPALVSAMAACTWHLYDNSEALRGLVTLQALFTVIGNGALALAAWQLHRRRRVNGVGHGL, encoded by the coding sequence ATGCACGCGTTGTCGCTCGGAACCTGGTGGATCCACGTCGCCTCCGTGGTGGAGTGGTGTGTCGCGATCGTGTTGATGAATCGGCGCGGGCTGTCGGGCATGGCCTGGGCCATGCTTCCGGCCCTTGTCAGTGCAATGGCAGCCTGCACCTGGCATCTGTATGACAACAGCGAGGCGCTGCGGGGGCTCGTCACCCTTCAGGCCCTGTTCACCGTGATCGGCAATGGCGCCCTGGCCTTGGCAGCCTGGCAGCTCCATCGTCGCCGGAGAGTGAACGGAGTTGGCCATGGCCTTTGA
- the csaB gene encoding polysaccharide pyruvyl transferase CsaB, whose amino-acid sequence MVRPTAPVLLLCGYYGEHNLGDDALLQVLVSSLPQPQQLLITARDPAPVLALAPSAQTVNRRSLLLCVRAALRADVLVLGGGSLLQDSTSFSSLVYYLLLMAVARLGGAELVLWGQGLGPLQHRISRLLVRTVLPFCTAASWRDQRSFDWAQRWAPRLPSVLAVDPVWQMPARPWIGGDAIVLSWRPTPLLDHLGWRRLTEALDRLSAELDVPVIWLAFHEHQDAPLLQRLSDEGLLPMRLKKRSSTLVPQSLEAVFDLVQRARLVLPMRLHALILARLANSPMAALSYDPKVEAAAAMAKVPCVALTSVPSLDDLLALWRDQVDRPADPDQTEALRRQASAHSELLNRMAVDVR is encoded by the coding sequence GTGGTCCGCCCCACTGCGCCTGTACTGCTGCTTTGTGGCTACTACGGGGAGCACAACCTCGGCGACGATGCCTTGCTTCAGGTGCTCGTGTCGTCACTTCCCCAGCCGCAGCAGCTGCTGATCACCGCCCGCGATCCGGCACCCGTTCTTGCTTTGGCTCCCTCAGCGCAGACGGTGAACCGCCGTTCTTTGCTGCTCTGTGTGCGTGCGGCCCTGCGTGCGGATGTTCTGGTTCTGGGTGGCGGCAGCCTGCTGCAGGACAGCACCAGCTTCAGCAGCCTTGTCTATTACCTGCTGCTGATGGCGGTTGCCCGCCTCGGTGGCGCCGAGCTGGTTCTCTGGGGGCAGGGCCTTGGACCCCTGCAGCATCGGATCAGTCGGCTTTTGGTTCGCACGGTTTTGCCCTTCTGCACGGCAGCGAGTTGGAGGGATCAGCGCTCCTTTGACTGGGCCCAGCGCTGGGCCCCCAGGCTCCCGTCGGTGCTGGCCGTCGATCCGGTCTGGCAGATGCCAGCGCGCCCTTGGATCGGAGGCGACGCCATCGTGCTCAGCTGGCGTCCGACACCTTTGCTGGATCACTTGGGCTGGCGTCGCTTGACGGAAGCTCTGGATCGGCTCAGTGCTGAGTTGGACGTTCCGGTGATCTGGTTGGCGTTCCATGAACATCAAGATGCACCCTTGCTTCAGCGGCTGAGCGACGAAGGCCTCCTGCCCATGCGCCTGAAGAAGCGCAGCTCAACCCTGGTGCCCCAGTCCCTGGAGGCCGTGTTCGACCTGGTGCAGCGAGCGCGCCTGGTGCTGCCCATGCGCTTGCATGCCCTGATCCTGGCCCGACTGGCCAACAGCCCGATGGCTGCTCTCAGCTACGACCCGAAGGTGGAGGCCGCCGCGGCCATGGCCAAGGTCCCCTGCGTCGCTCTGACGTCGGTTCCTTCGCTGGATGACTTGCTTGCCCTTTGGCGTGACCAAGTCGATCGCCCAGCAGATCCTGATCAGACCGAAGCCCTGCGACGCCAGGCGTCAGCGCACAGCGAGCTTCTCAATCGGATGGCAGTCGACGTCCGCTGA
- a CDS encoding ABC transporter ATP-binding protein has product MTLELRAINKSFGERQVLNRLDLDVAKGECVALLGASGCGKSTALRLIAGLEQPDEGSIRINGTEVVDVPAERRRVGMVFQSYALFPHLSVWENLELGLRMRGSNVRTREERIHSMLEVLQLSGQARQRPSQLSGGQRQRVALARALLRDPLVYLLDEPMSNLDAQLREDLRPQLRRLMIGGEQPVVYVTHDQQEAMALADRIAVMREGSIEQIGTPRELYLQPASTYVAQFIGRPQMNLLPAKDGVIIGIRPDDLLLDPEGSPCTVLSREWFGANQMLLVRCDRGDLRLVCSGETEIEAEPHISWPSTCEHRFDAVSGRRLPSD; this is encoded by the coding sequence ATGACTCTCGAGCTACGGGCTATCAACAAAAGTTTCGGCGAACGTCAGGTTCTCAACCGTCTGGACCTCGATGTGGCGAAGGGCGAATGCGTCGCTCTGCTGGGTGCCAGCGGTTGCGGGAAAAGCACGGCCTTGCGTCTAATTGCTGGTCTGGAGCAACCTGATGAAGGTTCGATTCGCATCAACGGCACCGAAGTGGTTGACGTTCCCGCCGAACGGAGGCGGGTGGGGATGGTGTTCCAAAGCTATGCCCTCTTCCCACACCTGAGTGTGTGGGAGAACCTCGAACTCGGCCTACGCATGCGTGGCAGCAACGTCCGAACCCGCGAGGAGCGAATCCACAGCATGCTGGAGGTGTTGCAGCTCAGCGGGCAGGCCCGGCAACGCCCATCACAACTCTCCGGGGGACAGCGCCAACGGGTCGCACTGGCCCGTGCGCTGCTGCGGGATCCCCTGGTGTACCTGCTGGATGAGCCGATGAGCAATCTTGATGCTCAGTTGAGAGAAGACCTTCGTCCTCAGTTGCGCCGGCTGATGATCGGCGGTGAACAGCCGGTGGTCTACGTCACCCATGACCAGCAGGAGGCGATGGCGCTCGCGGATCGCATTGCTGTGATGCGAGAGGGAAGCATTGAACAGATCGGAACGCCTCGCGAGCTGTACCTGCAACCGGCCAGCACCTATGTCGCCCAGTTCATCGGCCGCCCGCAGATGAACCTGTTGCCTGCCAAGGACGGGGTGATCATCGGCATCCGACCGGACGATCTGCTGCTCGATCCGGAGGGCTCGCCCTGCACGGTCCTCAGCCGTGAATGGTTCGGAGCCAACCAGATGTTGCTGGTGCGCTGCGATCGCGGCGACCTGCGGCTGGTCTGCTCCGGAGAAACAGAGATTGAAGCTGAACCACACATCAGTTGGCCCAGCACTTGCGAGCACCGCTTCGATGCCGTCAGCGGACGTCGACTGCCATCCGATTGA
- a CDS encoding ribbon-helix-helix protein, CopG family, producing the protein MAVMKTINLRISSDLLEQIDKAAAASGQDRSNWLRHAATDKLNGNINTRDPASADQIQVVDERAREIVKDILARINRLEKTVFPGEDNDPFA; encoded by the coding sequence ATGGCCGTGATGAAGACCATCAACCTCCGCATCTCCAGTGACCTGCTGGAGCAGATCGACAAGGCGGCCGCAGCGTCAGGTCAAGACAGGAGCAATTGGTTGCGTCACGCAGCAACCGACAAGCTCAATGGCAACATCAACACAAGAGATCCAGCCTCTGCCGACCAAATACAAGTTGTGGACGAGAGAGCCAGGGAAATCGTCAAGGACATCTTGGCTCGCATCAACCGACTGGAGAAAACTGTGTTCCCCGGAGAAGACAACGACCCGTTCGCCTGA
- a CDS encoding DUF1651 domain-containing protein, producing the protein MREGWLIDRDDFWIWRFHRDEKAWIQAPKALVDRDGTTHDAPPLLKERRYLRKQPADLLWQSLQSQGWKRSQTCAWDVAVEVCHPRLEERIHQPFSDGVLSLTNNS; encoded by the coding sequence ATGCGCGAGGGCTGGCTGATCGACCGCGACGACTTCTGGATCTGGCGGTTTCACCGGGACGAGAAGGCATGGATCCAGGCCCCAAAGGCCTTGGTTGATCGGGATGGGACTACGCACGATGCCCCGCCACTGCTCAAAGAACGCCGATACCTGCGCAAGCAACCTGCCGACCTGCTGTGGCAATCACTCCAGAGTCAAGGCTGGAAACGGTCGCAGACTTGTGCCTGGGATGTAGCGGTTGAGGTCTGTCACCCTCGCCTGGAGGAGCGCATTCATCAACCCTTCAGCGACGGTGTATTGTCTTTAACTAACAATTCCTGA